The window CTAGAATTACAGTGTAAatatcaatgttggggatatcgcttatcgggaacttatcggtcgacccatgataaggggtaaattggttaatttatcggcatatcggctgatttattgccatatcggctgatttatcggccgatttatcttatcggtcagacaaTGGTAAGCGATAAATCGACGTTTTAtcagaatatcggaagatatcttgaatagTGGTAAATATAGTAGGAATTACAGTGTAAATCCACATAGAATTACACTGTAATTCTACCTAGATTTACACTATAAATCGACCTACATTACAGTGTAAATATAGTAGGAATTACAGTGTAAATCCACCTAGAATTTCACTGTAAATGTACCTAGAATTACACTATAAGAATTACACTTTTGAACAAGCCAACAAAAATGAAcactaaccaacagtaagaagtgcTAAAATTACTGTGTAAACTACTTTGTAAATTACTGTGTAAACTACTTTGTAAATTACTGTGTAAACCCGCTACAAATTACTATGTAAGACCAATTAATATACAGTGGAGATATTTGGGACTAGGAGAAAGGCTTGAATTTGGACACAAGAAAGTGGACAAGGCAATACACATGAAGCAGATGAAAATGTCTTCATCAGGCAATTCTTCATATTTGGGTTTATTGCAGAAGAAAGAAACTGGTGGGATGCTAGTCTCATTGAAATgggacaagataaactcacgcccAGCATCAGCATCGGACACAATAGGCTCACCATCAACAGGAAGATCTAAGATGTCATGGATGACATAATATTTGGAAATCGGATAAACTTCCTCCTAATCTGAATCTCTAAAGCAAGAACATTAAATTTGGACGCTAACCATTTGACAAACCTAAGAGGCACCTATGTCCTCACAAATTTGAAAAGGCAATCTGCCCTGTAACTCTGTAGAACACTTACTTGGCTAGGAGACAAGCCACCAATAATAGTGGAGAGCAACTTGCCAGACTATCTAGTGAATGTATTTGCTACAGGAAAATCAGAAGACCTCTTGCACTTCTACAACACAACAAAGAAACACAAACAAAAGAAAGAATCAAGATAAATTACActaaaataaacaaaagaaaaatacaTCTAGCAACAACAACTAGAACTAGACGGAACTAGGTTCTTGTGCATCAATAGCCATTCCACAAAAAAATAGATATGATGAAGATTACAAAAGGAGTTATCTAAAACTTATATCCATATCTATCATAGAGAAGTTGCATGCAAAAAAAGAAAtataaacaacaaaaaataaaatatCACATTGCGAGCTCCAGCATTTGTAATCTTCCGTTTTAAGCAATTCActttttgcaaaaacataaaaAGAGGAATTATCCATTAACTAAAAACATGCATTAACTGATACAAAAAAGCATTAACAGAAGAAACTGGTACAAAAGCGTTAACTACAGCACCACACTTACATGAGACAGAACTCATACAAAGCTTTCTCCAAATCAGGATCATCCATTTGACCTTTGTGCAGTTACAGTCTACATCTCTTTTATTTCACTACATCTCTTTTATTTCACTACATAACCCACTGAGAATTGCAGTGAAGAAATCCCGTGCGAATTACAGTGGAAACCAACTAAGAAAAATACACTGTATTCACCGACTAAGAAAAATACACTGGAATTTTGATGAAGATTACATGTGTAAATCCAAATATAATTATAGTCTAAATCCTCTAAGAAAATACACTGGAATCAGATGCATCACAAGAACTTAAAAACTAGCAATGCATCACAAGAACAATCACAATTCCTCTGCTATCAATAACAGTGTAAATTACACTGAATTTACACTATAAAATCAGCTATCAATTACACTGTAAATTCACTGACAAATACACTGTAAATCCAAAACGTAATTCCACTATAAAAATTAAAGTGAATTACACTGTAATTCCACTAGCGTATACAGTGCAAATCCATGCCAATTACACTGTAAATCGGCTATCAAATTACATTGTACATCACTCACAAATACACTGTAATTCCACTAACAAATACAGTGCAACCCCACTGACAAAAAATACACTACAATTAGGACATATACACTGTTATTCCACTAGCAAATACAGTGCAGATCCACTGACAAAATACACTGAAATTACACTGTAAAATAATCGGGGATTACACTACAAATTGCTTTGGATTTACACTACAAATATTCTACCTATGCACTAGAAAATTACACTGGAAATCCACTACAAATTACAATGAAAATCAATGAAAATCCAGTATAAATTACACTGAAAATCACTCTAAAAAACAATGGGGATTGCACTGTAAATCACTGTAAATCCAAAATAGGAATTACAGAGTAAACCACATACTCACTAAAAGATACTAGTGAAGAGAAATGGTCTAGGGATTAAAGGCCCGGGAACAGAATACATCCGTTAGAATTGACTTAATACATCAGACTACTACGTACAACTAAGCAAGCCAGCCTCACATGAACAACTCGAATGCCAACAACCAATCAATTACAGATCAGCAGATCAAACTGACGCACATCCCAGCTACCGCAGCTACCGTGCTTAGCAGATCAATCAAACACATCCCAGAAACGGCGCAACCTAAACAAATCTACACGGAAAAAAGCTGCAGGGGATGGATACAATCATCAGACCTGACAGACAAAACCAACTCCCAACCTAACAGATCACAGGAACAACAAAAAGGGAGGGGGGGGATCCGACGAACAAAATCGCCAGCGGCGGAAATGGGGACGGGTCGGTGCGGGGCCGAGAGATGCCGCAGATCCCAACGGCAGGAACAGAAGGGAGATGGAGGAAGCGAGGCAACACGACGGAGAGCGCAGACGAGCCACCACCAAGACACTGGATCGAGCGGCGAGGCGGAGCTCCAAATCGCCATGGCTATCTCTCTCTTGCTCGACTCTGTTCGGGGTTGCGTGTTTGAAATGACAAAGGGTCTGGGAGGAAGAGGGTGACACAGACACGCGGGTGTTGCGATGGGAAAAATAACGGGTCAGCCACACGGGCCCGATAAGAGAAACGAGACAAATAACGGGTCAAACACACGAATCTCAGCGCACAAATCACACGGCATAGAAAGCGGATGAAAACGAATTGTTTTCATCCGGATGTAAATTAGCGGATCCGTTGATTTTTCAGGTTAGGCCCACGTGGGCTTATTGGCAAGGAAGAGGCATGGAAGGCGTTGACTGCGAGGTGGCGCGGGAAGACCCCGAGTTCAACGCCGTGAGCGAGCGAAACAAGGCGAACCGTGGCAACGGGGGGACACATCGTGCGGGAAACCTCAGCACTGATCGCTACCAGGCCAAGCTGGtatacatatactccctccgtttcaaattactcgtcgtgcttttagttaaaatttgaactaaaaccacgacgagtaatttggaacggagggaatacatggaacaacctgcatatATTTCCCCTCAGGTTCCTACTTGATACGCATAACATTTCTTTGGCGATGCAGGAGGCAAAGCTAGGGAGGCCTTGTTCCAAATTTGAGACATGGGATTCGATGAGGATGAAGAAGCCCGATCTGTCCCAGCCTCAGCCTCAGCTTCCCGAGTACTACGGCACTGCCCAGGAGGACGGTGCTGAGTACCTCAAGGCGTTGGTCGGGTTTAATCCGGAGGTGGATGACCCTAGAGGTGCAGATCCCGACGAGAGAGCGTTGGTCGTGTCGGGGCGAGGCTTGCAGCACGGCCGTCTGCGTGTTCTTGATAGGGTGACCCCGCGTACTCCTACTTTGAGCCTCACGCGGGTCAAGGCTACCCTCACCGTCGACGACCCCGCTATCCCGCCTCCTCGACGGCCTTCCCAGCCTAGCTACGATGTAAGTTTTCCTCATTTCCATCCTCTTTCCGACAATACTTGCTGAGTTGCTAAGTTGACGAGATGGTTCTGATAGAACCTGTAGATCGACTAGGCTAGATGAGTCCGGTAGTGTAGAGAGACGGGGCTGTGGAGATTACCTGCTCCCTGTCCAGAGGAGCTCGAGCCACCTTCCATGTGGTTGCGGTGGCGATGGTGATGCCTGAAGCGATCTGTTCCACGATCTATGTTAACTGGCCCGGCTGTCCAGTGGGCTGCTGCTCCACGGCCAAAACGGTCGATCTCAGCGATCGGCGGAGGAGGATCCGGGTCGAGCCAATCCAATCCAGAGGTGTGAGTTGCGGGCGAGGGAGAGACACCTGGTGTACTGGTAACTTGTCTCCTCTCCTTCAATCTCGCaatcatggcattgttctgctggaAACTGCTACGCTCCCCTTCAAGCTCACGATTATGGCCTATAATCATTCATTCATTCAGGCCTATTACCATTCCTTCATTTGCTTGATGGCTGGTAAAGTCGCAAACCTCGCAGGTACTATATAATGCTTCCCTCTCTGGCTGTCTATGCACATCTTACTCCAGCAAGAACATCTTCTTCGGCGACAATGTCCTCGTGTCGTCTCAGAAAAAAGATACTCATATCCTCTCCCAACTAAAATATGTGCAGGTGCTATGCGTTGGCAATTGATTTGAGCATATTCTGCAGCTTCCTATTGTCCATTCTTGTGCTCAGTCGTTCATCATCTGAAATGACTTTTGGACAGGTAATTACTCCTTTCAGCTTTTGCTATCATAAACTGCATCCTGAATCAGTCAACTTTCACTCGGTCTTGACCTGTGTTAGTTTACATTGAAGCATACGATTGAGAGTTGCTCACAAGTTAGCTCTAGGCACTTATGCTTGGTCGCTGGTTCTGTTCTTTATGTCAAaaagattgtgacaattctttcttAATGCAGCAAATTCTTTCTTTAGCCTAAAAAAAGAACGATTGAAGTATAGCATGTCAGCATTAGAAGTATAAGGGTCTTGGTTGCTCTTGTTAACAAAGTTACATCGTATGGCTTTATTGCTGATCTGTATGCCTACATTCGCCATCCCCCAAGTCTGTTAGTTGGAGATATTTCTTTGGCAGAGCTACCATTGATGTTGGTCATCTATACATTGCTATTGAATAATTTATGGGTTATTTGTTGACAtatatttttgctctgttttaggTTGATGCTATGCTTCAGGAATTGGAAAAGGAGATTGATGATGTGGATGCACAAGTCAGAAACCGCTGGCAACTGCTTGATAGGTATGTCAATTGCATGTGTATCAAAGTCGTTTCATATTGCATGCCAGTCAGCTAGTGCATTTGCTGCTGGGGAATTTCCTCTAGGAGTTGGACCTTCAATAGGGTTTGTTTAGGTAGGGAGGGCTAAGACCCAATCCGATCAAACCGAAGCGATTGTTTTGGTAGTACTGAGTTTCCTGTCGATCTGTAGGAATTGAGCCGTATCAGTGATCACTGTGTGCCACCCACCCCTAAGTGGTTGTTTAGTTGTTCATCGCCATTATTTGATATCTGTTCTTGTGATTTATATGCTGCTCTGCTGCAGATACGTCGGCACTTATCGCCCCTACACTGAACCCACCCCTAAGTGGTTGTTTAGTTGTTCATCGCCATTCTTCGATATCTGTTCTTGTGATTTATATGCTGATCTGCTGCAGATACGTCGGCACTTATCGCCCCTACACTGAACCCACCCCTAAGTGGTTGTTTAGTTGTTCATCGCCATTCTTCGATATCTGTTCTTGTGATTTATATGCTGCTCTGCTGCAGATACGTCAACACTTATCGCCCCTACACTGAACCCACCCCTAAGTGGTTGTTTAGTTGTTCATCGCCATTCTTCGATATCTGTTCTTGTGATTTATATTCTGCTCTGCTGCAGATACGTCGACACTTATCGCCCCTACATTGATCCAGGAATTTACCTTTTCTCAGAAAAATGCTGATTTGGTAATATACAGCTAATTACTTTAAAGCAATAGCTAACAGAGGCAGATGTAGAATAATGGATGCTACTTCTCTCAGTAACTACCCTGTTACCGTGACTGATAACAGAGACAAGTAGAAAACTGTCTCTACTCCCCGCTGACGCTAATAGGTGGTTGTCCCTGAGGgtgcgagaggggtgcggcaggagAGGGCCTGCATGGGGAAGGTTAACTTGCCCTTATATTATGGGACTTAGGCTGTGCATAAGTAAACCATTTGTCATGCAATCTTTCTTGCTTGAAATGTaaaccatgtactccctccgttccaaaatacttgtcatGGTTTTGGTTCAAAGTTTAACTAAAACCATGACAAGtattctggaacggagggagtacttgggttGATGGGCTACATAAGTACTCCGTAGCAGAAACCTCTTATATTATGGGGCAGGAAGGGAGTATGACAAGTCTGCTTGTCTGCTTGTTTGTTTGCTATGATGAATCACATCCTTGATTATACATCCAAAACTGATCATAGATCCAGAACAGAAGTGCAACTATTGATTGTGTACCTGCAACTTGTGTGAACTGATTGAGGAGGTTTCAGGGATTCATGATAAACTTGTGTCTTGTGTTGTCAACAGGCTGCCAATGTATTGGATAGGCCGAGCTGAAGGAGCAATCATCAAGCCACCCGCTCATCAGGTGGTGGAATGCCTGCTTGGTGGCTTCCCATTCATTCGCAGGAATCATCATGTTCAACTTGGTACTGAGTTGATCCTGCAAGCCAATGAAGATTCAGACGATGTGGTTGCTCTGGAGGCTTGTGACTCTGGTTTGTGTTCTGTTAACATGGTAAATTCAACATGTCAAGTTCTAATTTTACATCCGATTGGTTCTCATTTCTGGATATCTTCACATTTTATCCGTCTGACATCCTTCAAATTCAGTATAAGGGTCTTAGATATTTTTGGTAGTACCAACAAATACTGTTAAGAACACCACAATGGTTAGTTTAGCAAGCATGTTGTAACCTGTAAATTATGGCTATGCTTGGTTCAATGCTATAATtgaatctattttcttgctgaagATTCAGGGCAGTGGCCTATGTATATCAGTTATCAATTGGCTTGATTTAGGCTGCTGATAGTCAGTGTCTCAGTGGACACAAATAACTCAAAAGCTATACCTTTATCTGTGCTGGCAATCAAATGTATATAATCGCAACCGTGAGACCAGTTATTACCGTAGCCAGCAGGTCTCTCTAGTAAGCAGTAACTGGAAGTTGTCATAATCCATCCCATGGATTGCTACCCCAACGTGTGTTCCAAGGGGCTTACCTGTTAGAATTGATGCTTGTTTCTACGAAGTGCTGCACTTGTTTCTACTAAGTTTTAACAGTGAATCTGTTGGGTCACCTAAATCATATTCTGTAATTGTGCAGCAAAATCTGGCTCAGGCAGGTGATTTCGGGAAGGAGCAGGAAGCTGCTGTATTGGTGCTATAGCAGAAGAGGGGTGCATCACGGGGGCATTTTCAGGGTTAGTTGCAAAGCTCCTCCTAGCAATGGTTGCAGCATTTGTTTTTGGTATGGCGATTTCGATCCTTAACACCCTTTTTCACATATACTAGATGCGGTTGATTGCTTGAGGAAGTTAGCTCCCCCTTGGATGGTGCAGTGCAGTGCAGCAAATTGAAAGTTGATTCATTCATTCTTGGGAGGAATGAGCTTCTGCTAGCAATGCTTGGAGGAATCAGCTTATCAAGGTTGGTTATGACGCTGCCATTGTTTGCTTAAGCATGATTTGCTCCAACCTGCCATTGtgttgttgtactactagtactagttgaATTGCATGCTACTTGACCTGTTTGACTGCTTCAATGAACATGCATGCATGCTTGTTGCTCCTGCTTGTTtagatatgcatgtgtgttgttttcTTGTTATATCCTTGCAGTTTCATGTTTGATGATCCATGTTCATTGTCAGAGTGTTGGTTTTGGTCAGGCGAAGCAAACCTGAGAGGAGTGAGATCAACCTGTGACATTAAGACGTTCAAACGTTCCAAAAAATAGTAGTGACACTTTTTACAAAACAATTTTTTATACAACCTAAAAACATGGTTATGTAATATAGAAAAAGTTGAACaattaaaaatatatttttgacaaaAAACCAcacatttcaaaaaaaataatGTCCGTgccattttaaaaatgttaatagTTAGACGAAAAAGGTCGTAAACGGCGAAAGTTCTTTGTTTTGGGAAGATAATTGTTTGGATGGATGTCACCTTGCTTCTCAGCTCCGAAGTCTATAAACAATAccttctaaaaacaaaaaaaaactgttAAATATATATCAACAACCGGTGTGGACTAGAAAATAGTTAGACGGACATTGCATAGTTTCGCTGTGGTTGTGTTCGACAGAACTATGATTCGTCGAACTTTGTTGGTTTGGAATCAGATCGTTTTGAGTCCCTGGAATTAGTGTCCTATTAACCTGTGCAATGTgttgtgtaaaattatctgaaaaaTGTTGTCGAGCAGATTAAAGACCATATAGTCAGAGATCGTAGCACCCACACAAAGTGCTTTTGTGTAATAATGATGTCCTTTTGGCTTACGAATGCCTCCCCGCAACCAAATGAAGAACATACAGAAAGGAAACAATGTCTTTTGCAAATTCAGATAATTTGTGCAAAAGAGAAAACTAAACCTAGATATTAGTGAGTGCTTTCAGATAGATACCTCAGacttgctatttttagtggatatTCGAGGAGATCATGGAAATACATTTGGCTCTGAAAAAAATCTTTGTAAAAATGCACTATCTGGACCCGATTTTGGTCTTCCCGCAACCTTGTCGGATATCTAAATGCCATGAAAGTTTGCATGCATGTTGGATGTTGAattttttcacttttcttttttgaatttactgtacaTCAGTAGCAGATGAACCTGGACTTAGATAGCAATTACTTGGTATCACTTTTCTCTTCTAGGTATGGTTGTGAATTTATGGGTAACGTTTTTTAGTGCGAGACAGAAGACCCCCTCTCCTCAAGCAGTTTCTTAAATGGGCCGTCCAACACGGATGACTATCGGGTTCTTCTcctctttccttttccttttttaccTCTTTTATTTACATTTCCAAAATTGGAAAAAATGATATTCAAATTTTAAAGCTAAAACAAATTGCATTAAAAAATGTTCGGGACATTTAAAAATGTTCACGCTCTCAAACAAACTGTGGAATTTCAAGAAAATGTTTATAAAATGTAAAAACAGAATATTCGGtcaacttttataaaatgtttgtaccattcaaaaaaatgtttgtgacatttataAAATGTTCACATATTCCCAAAAATGACTGTGACATTCCAAGAAAAAGTTTGAACAATTTTAAAATGTTTGCGtaattttataaaaaatatttcaTAGCATTTAAAACATGCGCATgacattaaaaaatgttcaaacgTTCCAAAAAATAGTAGTGACACCTTTTACAAAACAAATTTTTATACAACCTaaaaacatggtcatttaatatatattttttaaaaaatttaaaatatatatatatatttgacttaAAAAACCCACACATTTAAAAAAAAAGTTTGtgacattttaaaaatgttaatagACTGTAAGACAAATGTTTGCATAATATTAAGAATTATTTTTGCAACATTCAAAACAAATGTTCAACATGCATTGGAAAAGTGTTATTCAAAGGAAATGTTCCAAACATGTAAATCGAAGAATGTTCCAAAAATTGTTTTGTATTTGAAGTTTGAAGAATGTTGAATGTTTCAAAAACAACATACTAAATTTTTTTCAAAGAAAATGTTCCAAAAATGTCATGTATTTGAAGAATGTTGAATGTGTATCGAATTTttttacacatgtatacataaacgtgcAAACAATGTATTTTTACGCGCAAGGATCATTTTTATACTCTCGCAATTTAGATTTTTAGGTTGTTCATTGTCTTGGCTTTGACGACGGCAATGGCGGCGTTGAATAAAATTTCTCCAGATCGTACTCCGACGAGGCGATCGGTCCTATGGTTGGAGATGGGTTTGGAAATCagtctgttcaagtaaggatggcatggcggcggcgacatccttgtggtggacctgtgtcctcgggctccgccgttgcgaccgTGTTTGCTCCATGGCAGCGCAGAGCTTGGGAGGAAGTCTAGGAgtagatgcagattgtggtctgcatcggcgGCATCTGGAAGATTGTGGATCGTGTGCTAGATTCGTGGTTCATGGATGGCAGGTGTGGTTTTCTCCCCCGGCGTCTTAGTCGTGTGGGGTTGCCAGTTCTGGAGTTTGATGGCGTGTCcgagtgttgccccggtctgaatcGTTCGACAGTAATGGTTTCGCTTTTGGTGAGCCAACCTGGAGGTCCGCAAAGTTGCATATCGGCTATGGAGCCGCTTTGAGCTCGGGTGTGAAGGTGATTCGCTATTTTTTTTTGCTTTGGTGGCTGCTATCGTGGTCCCAAAGGTACGTGACAAGCGTTGATGTCAAGTTCAGAGGTTTCTTCGGTCTTGattgtaattttacttcttggtTGTTGTTGCTTTGTGCAAAGGCTAGCGTTTTGCTGTCTTTTCAGTTGGTCAGTTTATACGTGGCATGTGCTATGATCCTAATGATagaaatgagacacgtattaccatgcaaaaaaagagATAAAGTAAAATAAGATAAACTGGTAAAGAAATACAGGAAACCAACACAtgaacaaaacaaaaacagaagaaaatgaaaaaaaaggaaaaataaaaagaaagaggcAAAAAAACCCGAATAAACCAAGGAAAGGAACATACAAAACCAAAAAATCACTTCAAAACaacacaaaaatgaaaaaaaaaacacatGCGAAACCAGTCTTGGAAGATTCCTTGGTAATCGCTCCGCCAGGACCCatattgggccggcccatctagctCTCACCTACTATGAGATGGAGGCAAAGTATCACTGGTAGAGCCGATTAGGAGAAGCGGTGTCTACAGCGGCCTTATGTGGGCTGCTTCCATAGTTGGCCCACTTAAGATAGCTTCTACACACATCTGTTTCCACTACAGCCACGATTTTGA is drawn from Triticum dicoccoides isolate Atlit2015 ecotype Zavitan chromosome 6B, WEW_v2.0, whole genome shotgun sequence and contains these coding sequences:
- the LOC119322122 gene encoding uncharacterized protein LOC119322122, with the translated sequence MTFGQVDAMLQELEKEIDDVDAQVRNRWQLLDRLPMYWIGRAEGAIIKPPAHQVVECLLGGFPFIRRNHHVQLGTELILQANEDSDDVVALEACDSGLCSVNMQNLAQAGDFGKEQEAAVLVL